From Crateriforma spongiae, a single genomic window includes:
- a CDS encoding DNA modification methylase: MQVEMWSLDRIKPYENNPRINDDAVDAVILSINEFGFRQPIVVDTDGVIIVGHTRFKAAKKLGLAEVPVHIATDLEPEAVKAYRIADNRTGENAQWDYDLLPFEIGGLQESGFDVELLGFDDDELAKLLDPGVTQGLTDPDDIPEPPDEAITQRGDIWILGDHRLMCGDSTSVEDLDRLLSGAKIHLCNTDPPYNVKVEPRSKNAIAAGNSSFEAGKGQTKEGPKKMRAKDRPLANDFVSDEEFDRLLKAWFGNITRVLEPGRCFYIWGGFSNIANYPPVLAAAGLYFSQAIIWDKQHPVMTRKDFMGAHEWAFYGWKEGAGHKFFGPNNATDLWHVKKIAPQKLEHLTGKPAELAVLAMQYSSRKRENVLDLFGGSGSTLIGAEQTGRKAFLMELDPPYCDVIVDRYQRFTGKKAILERTGESPIPVGKREENMR, translated from the coding sequence ATGCAGGTCGAAATGTGGTCGCTTGATCGAATCAAGCCTTACGAGAACAATCCTCGCATCAATGACGACGCCGTTGATGCCGTCATCCTCTCGATCAACGAGTTCGGGTTTCGCCAGCCGATCGTGGTCGATACCGACGGTGTCATTATCGTCGGCCATACACGGTTCAAGGCGGCGAAAAAACTCGGACTCGCCGAAGTCCCCGTTCACATCGCGACGGACCTCGAACCTGAAGCGGTAAAAGCGTACCGGATCGCCGACAACCGGACTGGCGAGAACGCGCAGTGGGACTACGACCTGTTGCCCTTTGAAATCGGCGGATTACAAGAATCAGGTTTTGATGTTGAGTTGCTCGGTTTCGACGATGATGAACTCGCCAAGCTGCTCGATCCCGGTGTAACGCAGGGTTTGACGGATCCAGACGACATCCCCGAACCGCCAGACGAAGCGATCACGCAGCGCGGCGACATTTGGATCCTCGGCGACCATCGACTGATGTGTGGTGACTCGACCAGCGTCGAAGACCTCGATCGTCTGCTCTCCGGCGCGAAGATTCACCTTTGCAATACCGATCCACCGTACAACGTGAAGGTGGAACCTCGCAGCAAGAATGCGATCGCGGCCGGCAATTCGTCGTTCGAGGCTGGCAAGGGCCAGACGAAGGAAGGCCCGAAGAAGATGCGGGCCAAGGATCGGCCGCTTGCGAATGACTTTGTGTCCGACGAAGAGTTCGACCGATTGTTGAAAGCGTGGTTTGGCAACATCACTCGCGTGCTCGAACCCGGCCGTTGCTTTTACATCTGGGGTGGCTTCTCCAACATCGCCAACTACCCGCCGGTCCTGGCCGCAGCCGGTTTGTATTTTTCCCAGGCCATCATCTGGGACAAGCAACACCCCGTGATGACCCGCAAAGACTTCATGGGGGCACATGAATGGGCGTTCTATGGATGGAAAGAAGGTGCTGGTCACAAATTCTTTGGGCCAAACAACGCGACGGACCTGTGGCACGTCAAGAAGATCGCTCCGCAGAAGCTCGAACACCTCACTGGCAAGCCCGCCGAACTCGCGGTTTTGGCGATGCAATACTCGTCGCGGAAACGCGAGAACGTGCTCGACTTGTTTGGCGGCAGTGGCTCGACGCTGATCGGCGCGGAGCAGACGGGGCGCAAGGCATTCTTGATGGAACTCGATCCGCCGTACTGCGACGTGATCGTTGATCGCTACCAACGCTTCACCGGCAAGAAAGCGATCCTCGAACGGACCGGCGAATCGCCGATCCCCGTTGGCAAACGTGAGGAGAACATGCGGTGA
- a CDS encoding winged helix-turn-helix domain-containing protein, giving the protein MQKTDVKIGGEYFATVTNKKVTVRIDAENRNGGWDATNLSTGKKVRIKTAGRLKGSARATETPATETRVRKRVAKRTEETTGGEKKLSCVKAALKVLADSGEPMNAQEMIAAMTEAGLWESPGGKTPHATLYSAILRDMKRGDDSRFVKTERGRFTARA; this is encoded by the coding sequence ATGCAGAAAACAGACGTAAAGATCGGCGGCGAGTATTTCGCTACTGTGACCAACAAAAAGGTGACCGTGCGAATCGACGCGGAAAACCGTAACGGAGGCTGGGACGCGACCAATCTTTCGACGGGTAAGAAAGTGCGAATCAAGACGGCCGGCCGGTTGAAGGGATCGGCGCGGGCTACTGAGACGCCGGCAACGGAAACGCGGGTCAGGAAACGAGTCGCGAAAAGGACGGAGGAAACCACTGGCGGCGAAAAGAAGCTCTCGTGCGTGAAAGCGGCGTTGAAGGTCCTGGCTGATAGCGGGGAACCGATGAACGCGCAAGAGATGATCGCCGCGATGACCGAAGCTGGGTTGTGGGAAAGCCCTGGCGGAAAGACGCCGCACGCGACGCTGTACTCCGCGATCCTCCGCGACATGAAACGCGGCGATGATAGCCGCTTCGTCAAAACAGAACGCGGTCGGTTCACGGCGAGAGCATAG
- a CDS encoding bifunctional DNA primase/polymerase: MADAREQVAIYRQRGWYCVPLRPRSKSPSRRDWTKLRLKPEAFPENSNIGIILGEPSGWIVDVDLDCPEAIELADQYLPPTVAVTGRPSAPRSHRWYIAAGATTEKHQDPNDGSMIVELRSTGTQTVVGPSIHPEGEPYDVLDNEPATVPAPMLAACVKALADAVIVKRGVSIRLVNPVTSQAGSLRHAGNDVETRAIAYLNAMPPAIAGSSGHSQTFAAATALVHGFGIEPDRALAILAADYNPRCSPPWSDRELQHKINQAAIKSHDRPFGWLRDDGPIETASEVDLSGFMTKPKMTVSEDAKPSSKFTGIADPGMLPERLFEVPGFVRRVMDFSLANAPYPNIGLAFCGAMALQSFLAGRKVATAGDLRTNLYLLALAGSGTGKEFPRKVNSQVLFQIGEATSIGDKFASGEGIQDALVRSGRMLFQNDEMDGVLRQINLDRENSRESIPNILLTLYTSAGDVYPIRVKANQKEAIHVDQPHLTLFGTATPQYFYESLSKRMLTNGFFARLNIIDVGKRGKGQTPGSARDVPEEVLEIAKWWADFEPGTGNFMKFHPKPLRVAFTPEAEDAITQLREQTEVEYDKADDAGDEVARAAWSRTCEHAKKLALIYAVSENHLQPMISIDAVRWASEFSLHQTRRQLYLASVHVAENPFHAECLKFKKRLADRPNYTMARREMMRSMTLKASDFDQIVQTLMQQEDIEPVTIETRTKPASGYRLTTVPDLPKQSVSQSVSDDADDSDVLATNANDLGLE; this comes from the coding sequence ATGGCCGATGCGCGGGAGCAAGTTGCGATCTATCGACAACGTGGCTGGTACTGCGTGCCGCTGCGCCCTCGGTCAAAGTCGCCGTCGCGCCGTGACTGGACAAAGTTGCGATTGAAGCCCGAAGCGTTTCCCGAGAACAGCAATATCGGCATCATTCTTGGCGAGCCATCCGGTTGGATCGTGGACGTCGATCTCGATTGTCCCGAAGCGATCGAACTGGCCGATCAATATCTGCCACCGACTGTGGCAGTAACTGGCCGGCCGTCGGCACCCCGTTCGCACCGTTGGTACATCGCGGCTGGCGCGACCACGGAAAAGCACCAAGACCCCAACGACGGTTCGATGATCGTCGAGCTGCGATCCACCGGAACTCAAACCGTTGTCGGCCCCAGCATCCATCCCGAAGGCGAACCTTACGATGTCCTCGACAATGAACCCGCAACCGTTCCTGCGCCCATGTTGGCTGCGTGCGTGAAAGCTCTGGCTGACGCCGTGATCGTCAAACGTGGCGTAAGCATCCGGCTTGTGAACCCTGTAACATCGCAGGCTGGAAGCCTACGCCACGCGGGCAACGATGTCGAAACCCGAGCCATTGCCTACTTGAACGCCATGCCGCCGGCGATTGCGGGCAGCAGCGGTCACTCGCAAACGTTCGCCGCCGCGACCGCGCTGGTTCACGGTTTTGGCATCGAACCGGATCGTGCCCTGGCGATTCTCGCTGCGGACTACAACCCACGATGTTCGCCGCCCTGGTCCGATCGCGAACTCCAACACAAAATCAACCAAGCCGCCATCAAATCTCACGACCGGCCGTTTGGTTGGCTCCGCGATGACGGTCCGATCGAAACGGCAAGCGAAGTCGATCTGTCTGGGTTCATGACGAAACCGAAGATGACGGTTTCCGAAGACGCAAAGCCATCGTCCAAGTTCACGGGAATCGCGGATCCTGGGATGTTGCCCGAGCGGCTGTTTGAAGTTCCCGGATTCGTTCGCCGCGTCATGGACTTCTCGCTCGCCAACGCGCCTTACCCGAATATCGGCCTTGCCTTTTGCGGCGCGATGGCGTTGCAGTCGTTTCTGGCCGGTCGCAAAGTCGCCACGGCCGGTGATCTTCGTACGAATCTCTACCTGCTCGCGCTCGCCGGTAGCGGAACCGGTAAAGAATTCCCTCGAAAGGTCAACTCGCAAGTCCTTTTCCAGATTGGCGAGGCGACTTCGATCGGTGACAAGTTCGCGTCGGGCGAAGGAATCCAGGACGCCCTGGTTCGCAGCGGACGCATGTTGTTTCAGAACGATGAAATGGACGGTGTTTTGCGGCAGATCAATCTCGACCGAGAAAACAGCCGCGAGTCGATTCCGAACATTTTGTTGACGCTCTACACATCCGCTGGCGATGTCTATCCGATCCGCGTGAAAGCAAACCAGAAAGAGGCAATCCATGTCGATCAGCCCCACCTGACGTTGTTCGGCACTGCGACGCCTCAATACTTCTACGAGTCGTTATCGAAGCGAATGTTGACCAACGGCTTCTTTGCCCGGCTGAATATCATCGACGTCGGCAAGCGTGGCAAAGGGCAAACGCCCGGATCGGCAAGAGACGTTCCCGAGGAGGTTTTGGAGATCGCGAAGTGGTGGGCGGATTTCGAGCCGGGCACTGGCAATTTCATGAAGTTCCATCCCAAACCGCTGCGTGTAGCGTTCACGCCGGAAGCGGAGGACGCGATTACGCAGTTGCGTGAACAAACCGAGGTGGAATACGACAAGGCCGACGACGCTGGGGACGAGGTGGCTCGTGCCGCATGGAGTCGGACGTGCGAGCATGCCAAAAAGCTGGCGTTGATCTACGCGGTCAGCGAAAACCATCTGCAGCCGATGATTTCGATTGATGCCGTGCGTTGGGCCAGCGAGTTTTCACTGCACCAAACCCGCCGGCAACTCTACCTCGCATCCGTTCACGTCGCCGAGAACCCGTTTCACGCCGAGTGCTTGAAATTCAAAAAACGTCTCGCCGACCGACCCAACTACACCATGGCTCGCCGTGAAATGATGCGTTCGATGACGTTGAAGGCAAGCGACTTCGATCAAATCGTACAAACGCTGATGCAGCAAGAAGACATCGAACCGGTCACGATCGAAACGCGAACCAAACCGGCGTCGGGCTATCGCCTCACCACGGTGCCCGATCTGCCCAAACAATCCGTCAGCCAATCCGTCAGCGATGATGCGGACGATTCTGACGTGTTGGCGACCAATGCGAACGATTTAGGCCTGGAATGA
- a CDS encoding DUF669 domain-containing protein, whose amino-acid sequence MANLNGFDANTVEPADDLEPIPSGKYVAVITDSEMKPTKSGTGNYLQLTFQIVEGEYANRLLWVRLNLDNPNATAVEIARRELSAICRSVGVLVPTDSADLHNLPCVIHVRVKRRNDTGELQNEVKGYSKKDAVAQPIAASQVSGSDDQSASPPWKR is encoded by the coding sequence ATGGCAAACCTCAACGGCTTTGATGCCAACACCGTCGAACCAGCCGACGATCTCGAACCGATCCCTTCTGGCAAGTACGTCGCCGTCATCACCGACAGCGAAATGAAACCCACGAAATCTGGCACGGGCAACTATCTGCAGTTGACGTTTCAGATCGTGGAGGGCGAGTACGCAAACCGTCTTCTCTGGGTGCGTCTCAACCTCGACAACCCCAACGCGACCGCGGTGGAAATCGCCCGGCGGGAGTTGTCTGCGATCTGCCGGTCGGTTGGCGTCTTGGTGCCAACCGACTCGGCGGACTTACACAACTTGCCATGCGTGATTCATGTGCGAGTCAAACGCCGTAACGACACCGGCGAGTTGCAGAACGAAGTGAAGGGATACTCGAAGAAGGACGCTGTTGCCCAGCCGATCGCCGCCTCACAAGTCAGCGGTTCGGATGACCAGTCCGCGTCCCCGCCTTGGAAGCGTTAA
- a CDS encoding helix-turn-helix domain-containing protein, with translation MKKARGAKSFGAVLREKRTAKKITLRKFAEMIGVSATYLSQVEQDHFAPPTADRVTKIAELLGEDPDEWIRLADRVPDDVDVMVRQHPKDMPELMRLATGLSPKQFEIIKEQIRKMKKRGK, from the coding sequence ATGAAAAAGGCTCGTGGTGCGAAGTCGTTTGGCGCGGTGCTGCGCGAGAAGCGAACGGCGAAGAAGATCACGTTGCGCAAATTCGCGGAGATGATCGGCGTTTCGGCGACGTATTTGTCACAGGTCGAGCAGGATCACTTTGCACCGCCAACGGCGGATCGTGTCACGAAGATCGCCGAGTTGTTGGGCGAGGATCCCGACGAATGGATTCGGCTGGCTGATCGCGTGCCGGATGACGTGGATGTCATGGTCCGACAACACCCAAAAGACATGCCCGAGCTGATGCGGTTGGCGACTGGGCTTTCACCGAAACAATTTGAAATCATCAAAGAACAGATTCGTAAAATGAAAAAGCGGGGGAAGTGA
- a CDS encoding RusA family crossover junction endodeoxyribonuclease → MIRLTLPYPPSVNHYWRHVGNRVLISKEGRKYRAAVSSLLNRKNIETLTGDLIVDIVVHPPDRRRRDVDNCLKAMLDSMQWGGAYEDDSQIVRLTIEKREPAPKAGNAEVVIQRIPAPIGKAGFRSCLRCDEAFVSTGPGNRICESCTFINDLLPPAMPIERGSKRHNGELM, encoded by the coding sequence ATGATCCGACTCACGTTGCCCTATCCGCCTTCGGTCAATCATTACTGGCGACACGTTGGCAATCGCGTGTTGATCAGCAAGGAAGGCCGAAAGTATCGAGCGGCCGTCAGCTCGCTTCTGAATCGCAAGAACATCGAAACGCTGACGGGCGACTTGATCGTCGACATCGTCGTCCATCCGCCCGATCGACGCCGGCGTGATGTCGACAACTGTTTGAAGGCGATGTTGGACTCGATGCAGTGGGGCGGTGCGTACGAGGACGATAGCCAGATCGTGCGATTGACGATCGAGAAACGGGAACCGGCACCGAAAGCGGGCAACGCCGAAGTTGTGATTCAACGCATCCCGGCACCGATCGGGAAAGCCGGCTTTCGCTCATGCTTGCGTTGCGACGAGGCCTTTGTTTCCACCGGGCCTGGCAATCGCATCTGCGAGAGTTGCACTTTCATCAATGACCTGCTGCCACCGGCGATGCCAATCGAACGAGGTAGCAAACGGCACAACGGGGAGTTGATGTGA
- a CDS encoding ImmA/IrrE family metallo-endopeptidase, producing the protein MVVDLWAQGIEVPPLSSRQIAAEADAVLAEYAKRFGPITKPPIEIEDVATSVLPLTFGFSDLQSQLGGRVHGAIWFSRQHILIDDALNPDRFPDLLGRYHFTLGHEIAHWQLHRFLFLDEAGHAVLYGDEEMPDVICRKDHARPLIERQADEFAGCLLMPEWLLRPAWRMLTGSDDPICDCRLRELVPTIEPIRFLIDADGIEVQPDPIRLMREVFCESLADQFAVSDEAMRIQLEYLGLFAE; encoded by the coding sequence ATGGTCGTTGATTTGTGGGCACAGGGAATCGAAGTGCCGCCGCTGTCGTCTCGCCAGATCGCTGCCGAGGCCGACGCGGTGCTGGCGGAGTACGCGAAACGATTCGGGCCGATCACGAAACCTCCCATCGAAATCGAAGATGTCGCGACCTCGGTGTTGCCGCTGACTTTTGGCTTCTCGGATCTCCAGAGCCAACTTGGTGGTCGCGTTCATGGTGCGATCTGGTTCTCGCGACAGCACATCCTGATCGACGACGCGCTGAATCCAGATCGCTTTCCCGATCTTCTCGGTCGCTATCACTTCACGCTCGGCCATGAAATCGCACACTGGCAGTTACACCGGTTTTTGTTCCTGGACGAAGCCGGACATGCGGTCTTGTACGGTGACGAGGAAATGCCGGACGTGATTTGTCGCAAGGATCACGCTCGTCCCTTGATCGAACGACAAGCCGATGAGTTCGCTGGTTGTTTACTGATGCCCGAATGGTTGCTCAGGCCGGCGTGGCGAATGCTAACCGGCAGCGATGATCCGATTTGCGACTGCCGGCTTCGAGAACTCGTGCCGACGATCGAGCCGATTCGTTTCTTGATCGACGCCGATGGGATCGAGGTCCAGCCGGATCCGATCCGTTTGATGCGTGAGGTGTTCTGTGAATCGCTGGCGGATCAATTCGCGGTGTCGGACGAGGCGATGCGGATTCAATTGGAGTATCTGGGTTTGTTCGCTGAGTAG
- a CDS encoding GNAT family N-acetyltransferase, translated as MTLRNRIQKALKQERGIRLSAAEVQGIASALHIDFPVTRPMIARRSKPSPSKTPIDGHVRWMINRDLKDVVAIDVAATCAPWSKDDYKSRLSQRNTVAMVIELPRVGRRKPVVVGSMVYQLHKQHVELERIIIKPEVQLGSFGRQLISELRSRLTRERRTRIKVTVEESNLRLLLFFQAVGFSAVESSGGRVVMEHWWNDDPSPFRDVQKRQRSGSTRSSREDRDQEGDNRIGV; from the coding sequence ATGACTCTCAGAAACCGAATCCAAAAAGCGTTAAAGCAAGAACGCGGAATCCGGCTATCGGCCGCGGAAGTACAAGGAATCGCTTCGGCGTTGCATATTGATTTCCCGGTGACGCGACCGATGATCGCACGGCGGTCCAAGCCGTCACCATCAAAAACGCCGATCGACGGGCACGTGCGTTGGATGATCAATCGAGATTTGAAAGATGTTGTGGCGATTGATGTTGCGGCAACCTGTGCTCCGTGGAGCAAAGACGACTACAAAAGTCGCCTGAGCCAACGAAATACAGTCGCCATGGTGATTGAGTTGCCTCGCGTCGGCCGCCGCAAGCCCGTGGTTGTCGGTTCCATGGTCTATCAACTCCACAAGCAGCATGTCGAGTTGGAACGGATCATTATCAAACCAGAGGTTCAATTGGGTTCATTTGGGCGGCAATTGATTTCCGAGCTGCGATCGAGATTGACCCGAGAACGTCGTACGCGAATCAAAGTCACGGTCGAGGAATCCAATCTTCGCCTCTTGCTGTTTTTTCAAGCGGTCGGGTTTTCTGCGGTTGAATCATCTGGCGGAAGAGTTGTCATGGAGCATTGGTGGAACGACGACCCCAGTCCGTTTCGCGACGTTCAAAAGCGTCAGCGATCCGGATCAACGCGGTCATCGCGCGAGGACCGTGATCAAGAGGGCGACAACCGTATCGGTGTCTAA
- a CDS encoding ATP-binding protein: MLYGVEGIGKSTFGSEAPKPIFIQTEDGLDEIECDRFPLATKFDDVIAALKTLVNEKHDYESVVIDSLDWLERLVWDKLCQQYAVESIEKVDGGYARGYMHALSLWREVLDLLNVLRSRGMVTVLIAHSKVERFEDPESSPYDRYSPRLHKHAAALVKEWCDAVLFATRKMRTQSEDGGFNRKRTIAHAIGKDGGERVVRAYGSPSCVAKNRYGIAEELPLSWAAFVAAMSAK, encoded by the coding sequence TTGCTCTACGGTGTCGAAGGCATCGGCAAGTCGACCTTCGGCAGCGAAGCCCCCAAGCCGATCTTCATTCAAACTGAAGACGGCCTCGACGAAATCGAATGCGATCGCTTTCCGCTGGCGACGAAATTCGATGACGTGATCGCAGCCCTGAAGACGCTCGTCAACGAGAAGCACGATTACGAATCCGTCGTGATCGACTCGCTCGATTGGCTGGAGCGTCTCGTCTGGGACAAACTCTGTCAGCAGTACGCCGTCGAGTCGATTGAAAAGGTCGATGGCGGGTACGCTCGCGGTTACATGCACGCCCTCTCCCTGTGGCGTGAAGTGCTCGACCTGCTCAATGTGCTGCGATCGCGTGGCATGGTGACGGTCTTGATCGCCCATTCCAAGGTCGAGCGGTTCGAGGATCCCGAATCCTCGCCCTACGACCGCTATTCGCCGCGACTGCACAAGCACGCCGCTGCCCTCGTGAAAGAGTGGTGCGACGCCGTGCTGTTCGCGACGCGAAAGATGCGCACGCAGAGCGAAGACGGAGGTTTCAACCGCAAACGCACCATCGCTCACGCGATCGGCAAAGACGGTGGCGAACGCGTCGTTCGTGCTTACGGATCGCCCAGTTGCGTTGCCAAGAATCGTTACGGCATCGCTGAAGAATTGCCGCTCTCGTGGGCGGCGTTCGTGGCAGCGATGTCGGCCAAGTAA
- a CDS encoding sigma-70 family RNA polymerase sigma factor: MSANTQAEGKRLGEEILNDFAMKTARIKAEQLHRRPEFSDCDAEDIAQELLMYLIQKADCFDPSRSKVNTFINRVINSGVRELLRSRKRHKRHPIEDGVQMQSFETPVDTVDETFATLGGEICDEDQVRRNQSSYSDPFTAIDEADAMEVALQKMPAELRRVCEYLRCHSMSSTMEKFGLPRRRFNTVRAEIAKHLKKYGVANF; encoded by the coding sequence ATGAGTGCGAATACTCAAGCGGAAGGCAAACGGCTTGGCGAGGAGATTCTCAACGACTTTGCGATGAAGACGGCGCGGATCAAGGCCGAGCAACTCCATCGCCGACCGGAATTCAGCGACTGTGACGCCGAAGACATCGCTCAAGAGTTGCTGATGTACTTGATCCAAAAGGCTGACTGTTTCGACCCGTCGCGATCGAAGGTGAACACGTTCATCAATCGAGTCATCAACTCGGGCGTGCGAGAGCTGTTGCGATCGAGGAAACGCCACAAACGGCATCCGATCGAAGATGGCGTGCAAATGCAATCGTTTGAGACGCCCGTCGACACGGTGGATGAGACTTTCGCGACTCTGGGCGGCGAAATCTGTGACGAGGACCAGGTCCGGCGAAACCAGTCGTCTTACAGCGATCCATTCACGGCGATCGACGAAGCGGACGCTATGGAGGTCGCGCTGCAGAAAATGCCTGCGGAATTACGGCGGGTTTGCGAGTACCTGCGTTGTCATTCGATGAGCAGCACGATGGAAAAGTTTGGTTTGCCGCGTCGGCGGTTCAACACGGTGCGTGCCGAGATCGCCAAGCATTTGAAGAAGTACGGCGTGGCCAATTTCTGA
- a CDS encoding DEAD/DEAH box helicase, with translation MKLRSYQQAAVDAVYDHLRNRDDNPVAVLPTGAGKSLVLAKIASDAVGQWNGRVLILAHVKELLEQNADKVRRLCPDIKVGLYSAGLKKRDTNTPVLVAGIQSIYKRACDLDPFDLIVVDEAHLISKKGDGMYRQFLADCKVINPHVRVIGLTATPFRLDSGMICSPEHFLNQVCYEIGIKELIRDGYLSPLISKAGVNRADFGGLHLRAGEFVSEEVESLVNDDALVSAACGEIVELTADRRAVLIFASSVAHGRRVVEVLRENHGIECGFVTGETPAGERDELLARFRGDAPTSLIETEPLRFLCNVNVLTTGFDAPRVDCVVMLRPTMSPGLLYQCVGRGFRLHPGKENCLVLDFGGNIERHGPIDQIKPKDKAKRPDQCPPAKECEKCHALVACGYANCPECGHPFPPPEREAHDAEASEAGVLSGEVTDTEYDVQDIIYRVHRKRDADEDAPRCLRVDYMIGLERWQSEFICIEHSGYARRKAEAWWSERCLDPCPSNADEAVDIAGSGLLAATETLSVRSISGQKYDRIIKQTLGDIPNAALEEAPF, from the coding sequence ATGAAACTGCGGTCCTATCAGCAAGCCGCCGTCGATGCGGTCTACGATCACCTGCGAAACCGCGACGACAATCCCGTCGCGGTTTTGCCGACGGGTGCGGGCAAGAGTCTCGTGCTGGCCAAAATCGCATCTGATGCCGTTGGGCAATGGAATGGTCGCGTACTGATCTTGGCGCACGTCAAAGAGCTGCTCGAACAGAATGCCGACAAGGTTCGTCGGTTGTGTCCCGATATTAAGGTCGGACTGTATTCGGCCGGCCTCAAGAAACGCGACACGAACACTCCCGTTCTGGTCGCCGGCATACAAAGTATCTACAAGCGAGCGTGTGACCTTGATCCGTTTGATCTGATCGTGGTCGATGAAGCCCATCTGATCTCAAAGAAGGGCGACGGCATGTACCGGCAGTTCCTGGCCGACTGCAAAGTCATCAATCCGCACGTTCGCGTTATTGGCCTGACTGCCACGCCATTCCGCCTCGACTCCGGCATGATCTGCTCGCCTGAGCATTTCTTAAATCAAGTCTGTTACGAGATCGGTATCAAGGAACTGATCCGTGACGGATACCTGAGTCCGCTCATTTCTAAGGCCGGCGTAAATCGTGCCGACTTCGGCGGACTGCATCTTCGGGCCGGCGAGTTCGTCAGCGAAGAAGTGGAGTCTTTGGTCAACGACGACGCCCTCGTGTCGGCCGCGTGTGGCGAGATCGTTGAACTGACGGCCGATCGCCGGGCAGTGTTGATCTTTGCGTCGTCCGTCGCACACGGGCGGCGTGTCGTTGAAGTGTTGCGGGAAAATCACGGCATCGAGTGCGGTTTCGTGACCGGCGAAACACCAGCGGGCGAACGAGACGAACTGTTGGCCCGCTTCCGTGGCGATGCCCCAACATCGTTGATCGAAACCGAACCGCTACGCTTTCTCTGCAACGTAAACGTGCTCACCACCGGTTTCGACGCACCGCGAGTCGATTGCGTGGTGATGCTGCGTCCCACGATGTCGCCTGGCTTGCTTTATCAATGCGTCGGCCGCGGCTTTCGCTTGCATCCCGGCAAGGAAAACTGCCTGGTCCTCGACTTTGGCGGCAACATTGAACGCCACGGACCGATCGACCAGATCAAGCCGAAAGACAAAGCCAAACGGCCGGACCAATGCCCACCTGCAAAAGAATGCGAGAAATGTCACGCCTTGGTCGCATGTGGTTATGCGAATTGTCCCGAGTGCGGTCATCCGTTCCCGCCACCCGAGCGAGAAGCTCATGATGCCGAGGCAAGCGAGGCCGGAGTATTGTCTGGCGAAGTGACCGACACCGAGTACGACGTTCAAGACATCATCTATCGCGTGCATCGTAAGCGAGACGCCGACGAAGACGCACCACGATGCCTGCGCGTTGACTACATGATCGGCCTCGAACGTTGGCAAAGCGAGTTCATCTGTATCGAGCACTCTGGCTACGCACGTCGCAAAGCCGAAGCTTGGTGGAGTGAGCGCTGTCTCGATCCCTGCCCATCGAATGCGGACGAAGCGGTTGATATTGCCGGCTCGGGGCTTCTCGCGGCGACCGAAACACTCTCGGTCCGCTCGATCTCAGGCCAGAAATACGACCGCATCATCAAGCAGACCCTTGGTGACATTCCAAACGCGGCACTGGAAGAGGCACCGTTTTGA
- a CDS encoding DUF4314 domain-containing protein, with product MKTNLKAGDRVRLLSMTDDPDPIPAGTTGTVVGVYPHSDWTQVDVDWAGGRSLMLSIPPDVVERLPADTTN from the coding sequence ATGAAAACAAATCTCAAGGCGGGCGATCGCGTGCGGCTGCTTTCGATGACCGACGACCCCGATCCGATTCCCGCCGGCACCACCGGAACGGTGGTCGGCGTCTATCCGCATAGCGATTGGACTCAAGTCGATGTTGATTGGGCGGGCGGCCGGTCGCTGATGCTTTCCATTCCTCCGGACGTCGTCGAGCGACTGCCGGCCGACACAACGAACTAA